One region of Streptomyces subrutilus genomic DNA includes:
- a CDS encoding gluconokinase has translation MSTQRVIVVMGVAGTGKTTVGRLLAEALALPYAEGDAFHPAANVAKMSAGTPLDDADRWPWLDALGDWMRDRAGLGGGGGVVAASSLKRSYRDRLRAAAPGAVFVHLTGERPLIERRMAARTGHFMPAALLDSQFATLEPLQEDEAGLVVDVSGSSEEITERALAALRRLRTPEN, from the coding sequence GTGAGCACCCAGCGCGTCATTGTGGTGATGGGCGTGGCAGGCACGGGCAAGACGACCGTGGGCCGGCTGCTCGCGGAGGCCCTGGCGCTTCCGTACGCGGAGGGCGACGCGTTCCACCCCGCGGCCAACGTCGCGAAGATGTCGGCCGGCACCCCGCTGGACGACGCCGACCGGTGGCCCTGGCTCGACGCCCTCGGGGACTGGATGCGCGACCGGGCCGGACTCGGCGGGGGCGGAGGCGTGGTCGCGGCCTCGTCGCTCAAGCGCTCCTACCGCGACCGGCTGCGCGCCGCCGCACCCGGGGCGGTCTTCGTCCATCTGACCGGTGAACGTCCGCTGATCGAGCGGCGGATGGCGGCCCGCACGGGCCACTTCATGCCCGCCGCCCTGCTGGATTCGCAGTTCGCCACCCTGGAGCCCCTCCAGGAGGACGAGGCCGGCCTCGTCGTCGACGTGTCCGGCTCGTCCGAAGAGATCACCGAACGGGCGCTGGCCGCCCTGCGCCGGCTCCGCACACCCGAGAACTGA